The Acropora muricata isolate sample 2 chromosome 5, ASM3666990v1, whole genome shotgun sequence genome includes a window with the following:
- the LOC136916079 gene encoding uncharacterized protein isoform X2 codes for MMLLQSLVLVYVLYNVDSSANRWPSGEYGLPKSKSGCPLADGFQWQTGWRYQDTNDHDDQVNSNNSRSKEFHIDGNVTKIIVNRSFCMKDDTNDDKGRPMWPQGKYCIYKGMAACPYGLTKGNVFWSDDEMSDWNKNDAQGRYPDGQYWTSFTLIRFCCQTKGIKNHPILLPTKSPFYLLPFESAQCQMVKWAVSSLEWIYYRTSGSENQDRALGHYPYNAGKQHPTIYYCYYRGCNKTLNADSGTLHSPNHPRGYPNGQYCSWRITVNGTKRIHLKFAAFSLQSGNNTDVLYVYDGKDTSAKLLGAFHGSHIPPNEGIYSSSYSMFLIFKSDETVSYEGFCASYHALDYLNLSATTQTADVRPSAANHIERLHIPKGTSTRHKTSQRQEGSKLFTGTTGISKIPLMASSTPAQTGFSITPTRTSFSRVLSGKTPRSMIMWNQPMNITAKVQTRQGIHVVAVVVPVVTVIVAASLFVGVLFYCKRKKVVQDTGREERICLSLDANNGNSQ; via the exons ATGATGTTGTTGCAAAGCTTGGTTCTGGTTTATGTTCTCTACAACGTGGACTCATCAG CTAATCGTTGGCCGTCTGGTGAATACGGGCTGCCTAAATCTAAATCCGGGTGTCCTTTAGCAGACGGATTTCAATGGCAAACGGGATGGAGGTATCAAGACACGAATGATCACGATGACCAAGTCAATTCAAACAACTCAAGGTCAAAGGAATTCCATATCGACGGAAATGTCACTAAGATTATAGTTAACAGGTCATTTTGTATGAAAGACGATACAAACGACGACAAAGGCAGACCAATGTGGCCACAAG GAAAATATTGCATTTATAAAGGAATGGCGGCCTGTCCTTACGGCTTGACCAAAGGAAATGTGTTTTGGTCAGACGACGAAATGAGTGACTGGAATAAAAATGACGCCCAGGGAAGATACCCAGATGGCCAGTATTGGACATCATTTACTCTCATACGTTTTTGTTGCCAAACAAAAGGAATAAAGAATCATCCCATACTACTTCCAACTAAGTCTCCGTTTTACCTCTTACCCTTTGAGTCAGCTCAATGTCAGATGGTCAAGTGGGCAGTTTCAAGTTTGGAGTGGATATATTACCGTACAAGTGGCTCGGAAAATCAAGATCGCGCACTAGGGCATTACCCTTACAACGCCGGAAAACAACACCCTACTATTTACTACTGTTACTATCGGG GGTGTAACAAAACTCTGAACGCAGACAGCGGCACACTGCATTCGCCAAACCATCCCAGAGGTTATCCGAATGGGCAATATTGCTCCTGGAGGATCACGGTGAATGGAACCAAAAGAATCCACCTCAAGTTTGCAGCTTTCAGTTTGCAAAGTGGAAACAACACAGATGTCTTATATGTATATGATGGCAAGGATACTTCAGCGAAGCTATTAGGTGCATTTCATGGCAGCCACATTCCTCCCAACGAAGGAATATATTCGTCTTCATATAGCatgtttttgatatttaaatcTGATGAGACAGTTTCCTATGAAGGATTCTGTGCTTCTTACCACGCTCTGGATTATTTGA ACCTCAGCGCAACTACTCAAACAGCTGACGTAAGACCATCCGCAGCAAACCATATCGAACGTTTGCACATACCAAAAGGAACATCTACACGACATAAAACGTCACAAAGACAAGAAGGGTCTAAATTATTCACTGGTACAACTGGCATCTCGAAAATACCACTCATGGCATCATCAACTCCAGCACAAACAGGCTTCTCAATAACACCAACTAGGACATCATTTTCTAGGGTACTTAGCGGAAAAACACCCAGGTCTATGATCATGTGGAATCAACCAATGAACATAACAGCTAAAGTACAAACAAGGCAAG GTATTCATGTTGTGGCTGTTGTTGTCCCTGTGGTGACAGTCATTGTTGCTGCTTCCCTATTTGTTGGCGTATTGTTCTACTGCAAGAG AAAGAAGGTTGTGCAGGACACAGGGAGAGAAGAGAGAATTTGTTTAAG TCTAGATGCCAACAATGGAAATTCCCAGTGA
- the LOC136916079 gene encoding uncharacterized protein isoform X4 produces MMLLQSLVLVYVLYNVDSSANRWPSGEYGLPKSKSGCPLADGFQWQTGWRYQDTNDHDDQVNSNNSRSKEFHIDGNVTKIIVNRSFCMKDDTNDDKGRPMWPQGKYCIYKGMAACPYGLTKGNVFWSDDEMSDWNKNDAQGRYPDGQYWTSFTLIRFCCQTKGIKNHPILLPTKSPFYLLPFESAQCQMVKWAVSSLEWIYYRTSGSENQDRALGHYPYNAGKQHPTIYYCYYRGCNKTLNADSGTLHSPNHPRGYPNGQYCSWRITVNGTKRIHLKFAAFSLQSGNNTDVLYVYDGKDTSAKLLDLSATTQTADVRPSAANHIERLHIPKGTSTRHKTSQRQEGSKLFTGTTGISKIPLMASSTPAQTGFSITPTRTSFSRVLSGKTPRSMIMWNQPMNITAKVQTRQGIHVVAVVVPVVTVIVAASLFVGVLFYCKRKKVVQDTGREERICLSLDANNGNSQ; encoded by the exons ATGATGTTGTTGCAAAGCTTGGTTCTGGTTTATGTTCTCTACAACGTGGACTCATCAG CTAATCGTTGGCCGTCTGGTGAATACGGGCTGCCTAAATCTAAATCCGGGTGTCCTTTAGCAGACGGATTTCAATGGCAAACGGGATGGAGGTATCAAGACACGAATGATCACGATGACCAAGTCAATTCAAACAACTCAAGGTCAAAGGAATTCCATATCGACGGAAATGTCACTAAGATTATAGTTAACAGGTCATTTTGTATGAAAGACGATACAAACGACGACAAAGGCAGACCAATGTGGCCACAAG GAAAATATTGCATTTATAAAGGAATGGCGGCCTGTCCTTACGGCTTGACCAAAGGAAATGTGTTTTGGTCAGACGACGAAATGAGTGACTGGAATAAAAATGACGCCCAGGGAAGATACCCAGATGGCCAGTATTGGACATCATTTACTCTCATACGTTTTTGTTGCCAAACAAAAGGAATAAAGAATCATCCCATACTACTTCCAACTAAGTCTCCGTTTTACCTCTTACCCTTTGAGTCAGCTCAATGTCAGATGGTCAAGTGGGCAGTTTCAAGTTTGGAGTGGATATATTACCGTACAAGTGGCTCGGAAAATCAAGATCGCGCACTAGGGCATTACCCTTACAACGCCGGAAAACAACACCCTACTATTTACTACTGTTACTATCGGG GGTGTAACAAAACTCTGAACGCAGACAGCGGCACACTGCATTCGCCAAACCATCCCAGAGGTTATCCGAATGGGCAATATTGCTCCTGGAGGATCACGGTGAATGGAACCAAAAGAATCCACCTCAAGTTTGCAGCTTTCAGTTTGCAAAGTGGAAACAACACAGATGTCTTATATGTATATGATGGCAAGGATACTTCAGCGAAGCTATTAG ACCTCAGCGCAACTACTCAAACAGCTGACGTAAGACCATCCGCAGCAAACCATATCGAACGTTTGCACATACCAAAAGGAACATCTACACGACATAAAACGTCACAAAGACAAGAAGGGTCTAAATTATTCACTGGTACAACTGGCATCTCGAAAATACCACTCATGGCATCATCAACTCCAGCACAAACAGGCTTCTCAATAACACCAACTAGGACATCATTTTCTAGGGTACTTAGCGGAAAAACACCCAGGTCTATGATCATGTGGAATCAACCAATGAACATAACAGCTAAAGTACAAACAAGGCAAG GTATTCATGTTGTGGCTGTTGTTGTCCCTGTGGTGACAGTCATTGTTGCTGCTTCCCTATTTGTTGGCGTATTGTTCTACTGCAAGAG AAAGAAGGTTGTGCAGGACACAGGGAGAGAAGAGAGAATTTGTTTAAG TCTAGATGCCAACAATGGAAATTCCCAGTGA
- the LOC136916079 gene encoding uncharacterized protein isoform X3: MMLLQSLVLVYVLYNVDSSANRWPSGEYGLPKSKSGCPLADGFQWQTGWRYQDTNDHDDQVNSNNSRSKEFHIDGNVTKIIVNRSFCMKDDTNDDKGRPMWPQGKYCIYKGMAACPYGLTKGNVFWSDDEMSDWNKNDAQGRYPDGQYWTSFTLIRFCCQTKGIKNHPILLPTKSPFYLLPFESAQCQMVKWAVSSLEWIYYRTSGSENQDRALGHYPYNAGKQHPTIYYCYYRGCNKTLNADSGTLHSPNHPRGYPNGQYCSWRITVNGTKRIHLKFAAFSLQSGNNTDVLYVYDGKDTSAKLLDLSATTQTADVRPSAANHIERLHIPKGTSTRHKTSQRQEGSKLFTGTTGISKIPLMASSTPAQTGFSITPTRTSFSRVLSGKTPRSMIMWNQPMNITAKVQTRQGIHVVAVVVPVVTVIVAASLFVGVLFYCKRKKVVQDTGREERICLRCQQWKFPVMTTGYSISI, translated from the exons ATGATGTTGTTGCAAAGCTTGGTTCTGGTTTATGTTCTCTACAACGTGGACTCATCAG CTAATCGTTGGCCGTCTGGTGAATACGGGCTGCCTAAATCTAAATCCGGGTGTCCTTTAGCAGACGGATTTCAATGGCAAACGGGATGGAGGTATCAAGACACGAATGATCACGATGACCAAGTCAATTCAAACAACTCAAGGTCAAAGGAATTCCATATCGACGGAAATGTCACTAAGATTATAGTTAACAGGTCATTTTGTATGAAAGACGATACAAACGACGACAAAGGCAGACCAATGTGGCCACAAG GAAAATATTGCATTTATAAAGGAATGGCGGCCTGTCCTTACGGCTTGACCAAAGGAAATGTGTTTTGGTCAGACGACGAAATGAGTGACTGGAATAAAAATGACGCCCAGGGAAGATACCCAGATGGCCAGTATTGGACATCATTTACTCTCATACGTTTTTGTTGCCAAACAAAAGGAATAAAGAATCATCCCATACTACTTCCAACTAAGTCTCCGTTTTACCTCTTACCCTTTGAGTCAGCTCAATGTCAGATGGTCAAGTGGGCAGTTTCAAGTTTGGAGTGGATATATTACCGTACAAGTGGCTCGGAAAATCAAGATCGCGCACTAGGGCATTACCCTTACAACGCCGGAAAACAACACCCTACTATTTACTACTGTTACTATCGGG GGTGTAACAAAACTCTGAACGCAGACAGCGGCACACTGCATTCGCCAAACCATCCCAGAGGTTATCCGAATGGGCAATATTGCTCCTGGAGGATCACGGTGAATGGAACCAAAAGAATCCACCTCAAGTTTGCAGCTTTCAGTTTGCAAAGTGGAAACAACACAGATGTCTTATATGTATATGATGGCAAGGATACTTCAGCGAAGCTATTAG ACCTCAGCGCAACTACTCAAACAGCTGACGTAAGACCATCCGCAGCAAACCATATCGAACGTTTGCACATACCAAAAGGAACATCTACACGACATAAAACGTCACAAAGACAAGAAGGGTCTAAATTATTCACTGGTACAACTGGCATCTCGAAAATACCACTCATGGCATCATCAACTCCAGCACAAACAGGCTTCTCAATAACACCAACTAGGACATCATTTTCTAGGGTACTTAGCGGAAAAACACCCAGGTCTATGATCATGTGGAATCAACCAATGAACATAACAGCTAAAGTACAAACAAGGCAAG GTATTCATGTTGTGGCTGTTGTTGTCCCTGTGGTGACAGTCATTGTTGCTGCTTCCCTATTTGTTGGCGTATTGTTCTACTGCAAGAG AAAGAAGGTTGTGCAGGACACAGGGAGAGAAGAGAGAATTTGTTTAAG ATGCCAACAATGGAAATTCCCAGTGATGACAACTGGATACAGTATATCAATATAG
- the LOC136916079 gene encoding uncharacterized protein isoform X1, whose amino-acid sequence MMLLQSLVLVYVLYNVDSSANRWPSGEYGLPKSKSGCPLADGFQWQTGWRYQDTNDHDDQVNSNNSRSKEFHIDGNVTKIIVNRSFCMKDDTNDDKGRPMWPQGKYCIYKGMAACPYGLTKGNVFWSDDEMSDWNKNDAQGRYPDGQYWTSFTLIRFCCQTKGIKNHPILLPTKSPFYLLPFESAQCQMVKWAVSSLEWIYYRTSGSENQDRALGHYPYNAGKQHPTIYYCYYRGCNKTLNADSGTLHSPNHPRGYPNGQYCSWRITVNGTKRIHLKFAAFSLQSGNNTDVLYVYDGKDTSAKLLGAFHGSHIPPNEGIYSSSYSMFLIFKSDETVSYEGFCASYHALDYLNLSATTQTADVRPSAANHIERLHIPKGTSTRHKTSQRQEGSKLFTGTTGISKIPLMASSTPAQTGFSITPTRTSFSRVLSGKTPRSMIMWNQPMNITAKVQTRQGIHVVAVVVPVVTVIVAASLFVGVLFYCKRKKVVQDTGREERICLRCQQWKFPVMTTGYSISI is encoded by the exons ATGATGTTGTTGCAAAGCTTGGTTCTGGTTTATGTTCTCTACAACGTGGACTCATCAG CTAATCGTTGGCCGTCTGGTGAATACGGGCTGCCTAAATCTAAATCCGGGTGTCCTTTAGCAGACGGATTTCAATGGCAAACGGGATGGAGGTATCAAGACACGAATGATCACGATGACCAAGTCAATTCAAACAACTCAAGGTCAAAGGAATTCCATATCGACGGAAATGTCACTAAGATTATAGTTAACAGGTCATTTTGTATGAAAGACGATACAAACGACGACAAAGGCAGACCAATGTGGCCACAAG GAAAATATTGCATTTATAAAGGAATGGCGGCCTGTCCTTACGGCTTGACCAAAGGAAATGTGTTTTGGTCAGACGACGAAATGAGTGACTGGAATAAAAATGACGCCCAGGGAAGATACCCAGATGGCCAGTATTGGACATCATTTACTCTCATACGTTTTTGTTGCCAAACAAAAGGAATAAAGAATCATCCCATACTACTTCCAACTAAGTCTCCGTTTTACCTCTTACCCTTTGAGTCAGCTCAATGTCAGATGGTCAAGTGGGCAGTTTCAAGTTTGGAGTGGATATATTACCGTACAAGTGGCTCGGAAAATCAAGATCGCGCACTAGGGCATTACCCTTACAACGCCGGAAAACAACACCCTACTATTTACTACTGTTACTATCGGG GGTGTAACAAAACTCTGAACGCAGACAGCGGCACACTGCATTCGCCAAACCATCCCAGAGGTTATCCGAATGGGCAATATTGCTCCTGGAGGATCACGGTGAATGGAACCAAAAGAATCCACCTCAAGTTTGCAGCTTTCAGTTTGCAAAGTGGAAACAACACAGATGTCTTATATGTATATGATGGCAAGGATACTTCAGCGAAGCTATTAGGTGCATTTCATGGCAGCCACATTCCTCCCAACGAAGGAATATATTCGTCTTCATATAGCatgtttttgatatttaaatcTGATGAGACAGTTTCCTATGAAGGATTCTGTGCTTCTTACCACGCTCTGGATTATTTGA ACCTCAGCGCAACTACTCAAACAGCTGACGTAAGACCATCCGCAGCAAACCATATCGAACGTTTGCACATACCAAAAGGAACATCTACACGACATAAAACGTCACAAAGACAAGAAGGGTCTAAATTATTCACTGGTACAACTGGCATCTCGAAAATACCACTCATGGCATCATCAACTCCAGCACAAACAGGCTTCTCAATAACACCAACTAGGACATCATTTTCTAGGGTACTTAGCGGAAAAACACCCAGGTCTATGATCATGTGGAATCAACCAATGAACATAACAGCTAAAGTACAAACAAGGCAAG GTATTCATGTTGTGGCTGTTGTTGTCCCTGTGGTGACAGTCATTGTTGCTGCTTCCCTATTTGTTGGCGTATTGTTCTACTGCAAGAG AAAGAAGGTTGTGCAGGACACAGGGAGAGAAGAGAGAATTTGTTTAAG ATGCCAACAATGGAAATTCCCAGTGATGACAACTGGATACAGTATATCAATATAG